The following is a genomic window from Pseudomonas lurida.
CAAGTCCGCCAGCCCGCACCGTGAGCTGGTGTCCATCCTCGGCACGCTCAAGGCTGTCGCCCGCAACCGCGACTTCATACGCCACTGGTGGATCGCCGCGCTGGTGTTCGCCTGTTACTTCGCCTTGATCAGCGTGACGCCGTTGATTTTCATGGATGCGCTAAAGCTCTCCGAATATCAGTACGCGCTGGTGCTGATGGTGTATGGCATGGCCTATCTACTGGGCGGTGTGGCGGCCTCGTACCTGCAAAAGCGGATTTCGCTGTCCAGGCAGATCAATATCGGACTGGGACTGTTGTGCGTCGCTGGTGTGCTGTTAACGCTGATCGTCAGCCTGGACGCCATCACCACTGTGACGTTGCTCATGCCGATGTTGATCAGTGCACTGGCTGTGACACTGGTTCGACCGGCGGCGATTTCTGCGGCGATGCGGCTGTTCTCAAGCAGCGCGGGCACTGCCGCCTCGGCGGGCAACAGCATCATGTTCCTGACCGCTGCCTTCAGCAGTGCCGCCCTGGCACAAACCGGGTCCAACCTATTGATCACCATCGCCCTGAGCTTCATCGCCTTTAGCGTGTGGGGCTGGCTCACCAATGCCAGAACCGGACACTGACCCATCGCTATCGTCGGCAAGCCGGCGCCTGCAGTGGGTCGTGCGCCTCCCGCATGTCCCGTAAGCGCCATCTTCACGGTTCCGGCCATTCCCTCCCGGCGCCAGCGGTGTAGAATCGACCCTATTCATCGCCAGTCATCCCCCGGCGGGTTTATGAGCTCGAGGCCCAAGCAAGCGGCGATCCCGCGACGCGAGTGGCAACTTCCGGACACACGGCCATTTTTCGGGTGTTCCAGACGTCAATAGAAGCTCACTTCCCCTTTAGCACCTGATTAGCACCTGATTAGCCGCCCGGAGAGCTCCAATGCCCGATTACCGCTCGAAAACATCCACCCATGGCCGCAACATGGCCGGCGCGCGCGCACTGTGGCGTGCCACGGGGATGAAAGATGACGACTTCAAGAAGCCGATCATCGCGATTGCCAACTCATTCACCCAATTCGTACCCGGCCACGTCCACCTCAAGGACCTGGGCCAACTGGTCGCCCGCGAGATCGAACGCGCCGGCGGCGTCGCCAAGGAATTCAACACCATCGCCGTCGATGACGGCATCGCCATGGGCCATGATGGCATGCTGTATTCCCTGCCGAGCCGCGAGATCATCGCCGACTCCGTGGAGTACATGGTCAACGCCCACTGCGCCGACGCCATCGTGTGCATCTCCAACTGCGACAAGATCACCCCTGGCATGCTGATGGCCGCCCTGCGCCTCAACATCCCGGTGATCTTCGTGTCCGGCGGCCCGATGGAAGCCGGCAAGACCAAGCTCGCCTCCCACGGCCTCGACCTGGTCGACGCCATGGTCATCGCCGCCGATTCCAGCGCTTCTGACGAGAAGGTCGCGGAATACGAGCGCAGCGCATGCCCTACCTGCGGTTCGTGCTCCGGCATGTTCACCGCCAACTCGATGAACTGCCTGGTGGAAGCCCTGGGCCTGGCCTTGCCGGGCAACGGCTCGACACTGGCCACCCACAGCGACCGCGAGCAACTGTTCCTGCAGGCCGGCCGCACCATTGTCGAGTTGTGCAAGCGTTACTACACCGAGAACGATGAGTCGGTGTTGCCGCGCAACATCGCCAACTTCAAGGCGTTCGAAAACGCCATGACCCTGGACATCGCCATGGGCGGTTCCACTAACACCATCCTGCACTTGCTCGCTGCGGCCCAGGAAGCCGAGATCGATTTCGACCTGCGCGACATCGACCGCCTGTCCCGTCACGTGCCACAACTGTGCAAGGTCGCGCCAAACATCCAGAAGTACCACATGGAAGACGTGCACCGCGCCGGTGGGATCTTCTCGATCCTCGGCTCCCTGGCCCGTGGCGGCCTGTTGCACACCGACCTGCCGACCGTGCACAGCAAGTCCATCGCTGAAGGTATCGCCAAGTGGGACATCACCCAGACTGACGACGAAGCCGTGCACACCTTCTTCAAGGCCGGTCCGGCGGGCATCCCGACCCAGACCGCCTTCAGCCAGTCGACCCGCTGGGACACCCTGGACGACGACCGTGAAAACGGCTGCATCCGCAGTGTCGAGCATGCCTACTCGCAAGAAGGCGGCCTGGCCGTGCTGTACGGCAACATCGCGCTGGATGGCTGCGTAGTGAAAACCGCCGGTGTCGACGAATCGATCCACGTATTCGAAGGCCGCGCCAAAATCTACGAAAGCCAGGACAGCTCGGTACGCGGCATCCTCGCTGACGAAGTGAAGGAAGGCGACATCGTCATCATCCGCTACGAAGGCCCGAAAGGCGGACCGGGCATGCAGGAAATGCTGTACCCGACGTCTTACCTGAAATCCAAAGGCCTGGGCAAAGCGTGCGCCTTGCTGACCGACGGCCGCTTCTCCGGCGGCACCTCGGGCCTGTCCATCGGCCACGCTTCCCCGGAAGCCGCTGCAGGTGGCGCCATTGGCCTGGTGCAGGATGGCGACAAAGTGCTGATCGACATTCCGAACCGCTCGATCAACCTCTTGATCAGCGATGAAGAACTGGCGGCACGCCGGGTCGAGCAGGACAAGAAGGGCTGGAAGCCGGTCGAGAAGCGTCCGCGCAAAGTTACCACCGCGTTGAAAGCCTATGCCCTGCTGGCCACCAGTGCCGACAAGGGTGCTGTGCGTAACAAAGCGATGCTCGACGGCCTGTAAGCCTCGCGCAAAAAAATGCCCCGCCAGGTGCGGGGCATTTTTTTGCCTCAAGAAAACCTCCAGGGCAATGAGAACCTAGATGTGGGAGCGGACTCGCCCGCGATGCAGGCGAATCGGTCTTACTGAATCTCGTCCGGCTTGACGATCACCCAATTTTTATCCGCCGTTACCGGCAACCCTTCCTTGGCCTGCGCCGCGGCATGCTTGGCGATCATGCCGTTGAGCTGGGTCATGTATTTGTCCTTGCGGTTGATCCACAGGTGGATCCCGCCCTTGGCCACGTCCACATCATGGAACAGCATGTAGCCGTCGCTGGTCGGGGTATCGCCACCGACGATCACCGGCTTTTTCCACTCGTCGATGTAGGTCAGGATCGCCGCATGCTTGCCCGCCATCCAAGTGGCCGGGGTCCACAGGTACGGGGTCAGTTCGAGGCCGAGGTTGGCCTTCTCGTCATAGTTGCCGGCGGTGATCTGCTTGCGCGCGGTAGTCAGTTCGCCGGTCTTGCGGTCCTTGAGCAAGGTGGTCACGCCGATGACGTTCTGGGGTTTGACGTTGTAGCCGTACTTCGGATCGGCGGCGACCATGCGCACCAACTCCTCCGAGGCGGCGGTCATCACATACACCTCGATGCCGTTTTCCATCAGCTTGTTGTACAGCTCGGCCTGGCCGGTGAAGACCTTTGGCGGCTGCACTTCGGACTGCTTTACCACGTCGCCTTCGAAATAGCTGACGGGCACGGGCTTGCCGGAGGCCATCAGCTCATCGACCTGCACTTTGAGCTCCTTGAGGGTGAACCCCGAGAACACCTGGGCGACCCATGGGTAGCAGACCATGTCGTCCACTTCGCAGAGGCGATAGTAGTAACTGAACAGACTTTCCTTATGGTCGGCGGTGTCTTTGAACGGCATAAGCTTGAGCGACGGATCAAGGCTGTCGCGGGTGATCAGGCCCTTGTTTTCCATGTAGGGCAGCAGGGACTCTTCGAGGTCGTAGCGGTAGCTGGTGTTGTCCATGTCGAACACCGCGTAATTACCCTTGTTGGCGTTGGCGGCGATCATTTTGTTCAGTTGCTCGGCGGCGGGAGCCGGCCAGTGTTTCAGCTCGGTGGCGGCCATGGTTTGTCCGGCAAGGCCCAGACACAGCGCGGCGGCAAACAATCTCGAAGCGAGCTTCATATGCGTTTTCTCCCTGAGTTGAAAACATCGACGCTAACAAATCCCTGTGACAGTTACCGCCCGAGCACGACCGCCTGCGTCGTGATTGCGCCAGAAGCATGCGCGTGAGCGTCAAATGCTTATTCCAAAAACGACAGTCAACATTCCATATCGGTATTAAATCAATATATTTCAAGCTGTTAGGCTTGCCGGTTCGCAATCGCAGGCTCACGCGATTGGCTGCCTTCTCAACGGAGCTTCAATGGATCTGCCCCTGATTCTCAACTTACTGGTGTTCGTGGCCCTGCTGCTGGGCCTGGCACAAACCCGTCGCACTCACTGGAGCCTTGCCAAGAAGGTGCTACTTGCCCTCGTCCTTGGTGTGGCATTCGGGACCGTCCTGCATACGATCTACGGCGATGGCAACCCAGTGCTCAAAGCCTCCATCGGTTGGTTCGACCTGGTCGGTAACGGCTACGTACAACTGCTGCAAATGATCGTGATCCCGCTGGTGTTCGCCTCGATCCTCAGCGCCGTGGCGCGCCTGCACAACGCCTCGTCCCTGGGCAAGATCAGTTTCCTCACCATCGGCACCCTGCTGTTCACCACCGCAATTGCAGCGCTGATCGGCATCGGCCTGACCAACCTGTTTGGCCTCACCGCCGAGGGGCTGGTGGCCGGCACCCAGGAAATGGCGCGCCTGCAGGTGATCCAGAGTGATTACGCCGGTAAGGTTGCCGACCTGAATATCCCGCAACTGCTGCTGTCGTTCGTGCCAGCCAACCCGTTCGCCGACCTGGCGCGGGCCAAGCCGACTTCGATCATCAGCGTGGTGATTTTCGCTGCCTTCCTGGGGGTTGCCGCGCTGCAGCTGCTCAAGGATGACGTGGAAAAAGGCCAGAAAGTGCTCAATGCCATCGACACCCTGCAAGCCTGGGTGATGCGCCTGGTGCGCCTGGTGATGAAGCTGACGCCTTACGGCGTACTGGCGCTGATGACCAAGGTGGTCGCCGGCTCCAACCTGCAGGACATCATCAAGCTCGGCAGTTTTGTCGTGGTGTCGTACCTGGCCCTAGGCCTGATGTTTGTGGTCCACGGCCTGCTGCTGTCGCTGGCCGGGATCAACCCGCTGCGCTTCTTCCGCAAAGTGTGGCCGGTGCTGACCTTCGCCTTTACCAGCCGCTCCAGCGCGGCGGCGATCCCGCTGAGCATTGAAGCGCAGACCCGTCGCCTGGGCATCC
Proteins encoded in this region:
- a CDS encoding HAD family hydrolase; this encodes MKLASRLFAAALCLGLAGQTMAATELKHWPAPAAEQLNKMIAANANKGNYAVFDMDNTSYRYDLEESLLPYMENKGLITRDSLDPSLKLMPFKDTADHKESLFSYYYRLCEVDDMVCYPWVAQVFSGFTLKELKVQVDELMASGKPVPVSYFEGDVVKQSEVQPPKVFTGQAELYNKLMENGIEVYVMTAASEELVRMVAADPKYGYNVKPQNVIGVTTLLKDRKTGELTTARKQITAGNYDEKANLGLELTPYLWTPATWMAGKHAAILTYIDEWKKPVIVGGDTPTSDGYMLFHDVDVAKGGIHLWINRKDKYMTQLNGMIAKHAAAQAKEGLPVTADKNWVIVKPDEIQ
- a CDS encoding MFS transporter: MSESTCSSPLSGEIKRQQLSRFILITCISLISFFPINILLPSFPALAERFDTPTAEVALSISLFTLVFSISQLITGPLSDKWGRKEVLLGCITLSILGAIGCALATDYLAFLLFRGVQAMGCGFFVLGHALVEDLFDEQDRARVRLYYMTLSGSFVALSPLIGSWLQTTFDWQGSFYGFALMAAGMLIHAVCILPSKSASPHRELVSILGTLKAVARNRDFIRHWWIAALVFACYFALISVTPLIFMDALKLSEYQYALVLMVYGMAYLLGGVAASYLQKRISLSRQINIGLGLLCVAGVLLTLIVSLDAITTVTLLMPMLISALAVTLVRPAAISAAMRLFSSSAGTAASAGNSIMFLTAAFSSAALAQTGSNLLITIALSFIAFSVWGWLTNARTGH
- a CDS encoding L-cystine transporter; its protein translation is MDLPLILNLLVFVALLLGLAQTRRTHWSLAKKVLLALVLGVAFGTVLHTIYGDGNPVLKASIGWFDLVGNGYVQLLQMIVIPLVFASILSAVARLHNASSLGKISFLTIGTLLFTTAIAALIGIGLTNLFGLTAEGLVAGTQEMARLQVIQSDYAGKVADLNIPQLLLSFVPANPFADLARAKPTSIISVVIFAAFLGVAALQLLKDDVEKGQKVLNAIDTLQAWVMRLVRLVMKLTPYGVLALMTKVVAGSNLQDIIKLGSFVVVSYLALGLMFVVHGLLLSLAGINPLRFFRKVWPVLTFAFTSRSSAAAIPLSIEAQTRRLGIPQSIAGFAASFGATIGQNGCAGLYPAMLAVMVAPTVGINPLDPLWIATLVAIVTLSSAGVAGVGGGATFAALIVLPAMGLPVSLVALLISVEPLIDMGRTALNVNGSMTAGAITSQVMGQTDKELLNADEHAELAQA
- the ilvD gene encoding dihydroxy-acid dehydratase, with the protein product MPDYRSKTSTHGRNMAGARALWRATGMKDDDFKKPIIAIANSFTQFVPGHVHLKDLGQLVAREIERAGGVAKEFNTIAVDDGIAMGHDGMLYSLPSREIIADSVEYMVNAHCADAIVCISNCDKITPGMLMAALRLNIPVIFVSGGPMEAGKTKLASHGLDLVDAMVIAADSSASDEKVAEYERSACPTCGSCSGMFTANSMNCLVEALGLALPGNGSTLATHSDREQLFLQAGRTIVELCKRYYTENDESVLPRNIANFKAFENAMTLDIAMGGSTNTILHLLAAAQEAEIDFDLRDIDRLSRHVPQLCKVAPNIQKYHMEDVHRAGGIFSILGSLARGGLLHTDLPTVHSKSIAEGIAKWDITQTDDEAVHTFFKAGPAGIPTQTAFSQSTRWDTLDDDRENGCIRSVEHAYSQEGGLAVLYGNIALDGCVVKTAGVDESIHVFEGRAKIYESQDSSVRGILADEVKEGDIVIIRYEGPKGGPGMQEMLYPTSYLKSKGLGKACALLTDGRFSGGTSGLSIGHASPEAAAGGAIGLVQDGDKVLIDIPNRSINLLISDEELAARRVEQDKKGWKPVEKRPRKVTTALKAYALLATSADKGAVRNKAMLDGL